In the genome of Bradyrhizobium sp. CIAT3101, one region contains:
- a CDS encoding DUF1522 domain-containing protein, translated as MSGIVLSASVRQNLLSLQSTADLLATTQNRLSTGKSVNSALDNPTNFFTAQSLDNRASDINNLLDGIANGVQVLQAANTGLTSLQKLIDSAKSIANQALQTTVGYSTKSNVSTTIAGATAADLRGTTSFASASASSNVLYDGTAGGIHAASGTTTLGATQGVLTGAAATAGDGSTAITAGITLLGTGAATATGLVGNAQPSDGDTLTVNGHTITFRSGVAPTSATVASGLGASGNITTDGAGNSTIYLGDTTTPKGTVGDLTTAIDLASGVKVASITAGSATISQSANATAVSDVGVTTASKLTLHSSSGADLSITGKADLLKALGLSTATGGGNATVNVNRTSSSGSLGQQIQDGSTLNVDGHVITFKNGAVPGSTGAPAIPSGSGVSGNVLTDGNGNSTVYLSSGTVSDVLNAIDLATGVQTATINAAGAATLKTATGQSNSSINSSGQLRLATGINADLTITGSGNALNALGLAGNTGTATAFTAARTSGIGGIAGKTLTFASFNGGTAVNVTFGDGTNGTVKTLDQLNTQLQANNLAATIDANGQLTITASNDYASSTIGSTTAGGAIGGTLTTALTFSTASTPVQDAVAQTARANLVSQYNNILNQIDTTSQDSSFNGVNLLNGDQLKLVFDETGKSSLNITGVTYNSKGLGLAALTVGVDFIDNAASNKVLTNLNAASSTLRSEASALGSNLSVVQVRQDFNKNLINVLQTGSSNLTLADTNVEAANSQALSTRQSIAVSALSLANTSQQSVLQLLR; from the coding sequence ATGTCCGGTATTGTTCTCTCTGCGTCGGTTCGTCAGAACCTGCTCTCTCTCCAGTCCACCGCCGATCTTCTCGCCACCACACAGAACCGTCTGTCGACCGGCAAGAGCGTCAATTCGGCTTTGGACAATCCCACCAACTTCTTCACCGCCCAGTCGCTCGACAATCGCGCCAGCGACATCAACAACCTCCTCGATGGCATCGCCAACGGCGTGCAGGTGCTGCAGGCTGCCAACACCGGCCTGACCTCGCTGCAGAAGCTGATCGACAGCGCCAAGTCGATCGCCAACCAGGCGCTGCAGACCACCGTCGGCTACTCCACCAAGTCCAACGTTTCCACCACTATCGCGGGTGCGACGGCGGCGGACCTGCGCGGCACGACCAGCTTTGCCAGCGCTTCTGCTTCCAGCAACGTGCTCTATGACGGCACGGCCGGCGGCATCCACGCTGCGAGCGGCACCACGACCCTCGGCGCGACCCAGGGCGTTCTCACCGGTGCGGCGGCAACCGCCGGCGACGGTTCGACCGCCATTACCGCGGGCATCACGCTTCTCGGCACTGGTGCGGCGACCGCGACCGGCCTGGTCGGCAACGCCCAGCCCTCGGACGGCGACACGCTGACCGTCAACGGTCACACGATCACCTTCCGCTCCGGCGTGGCGCCGACCTCCGCCACGGTTGCGAGCGGCCTTGGCGCCAGCGGCAACATCACCACCGACGGCGCGGGCAACTCGACCATCTATCTGGGCGACACCACGACGCCGAAGGGGACGGTCGGTGACCTCACCACCGCGATCGACCTCGCCAGCGGCGTGAAGGTTGCCTCGATCACCGCCGGTTCGGCGACGATCTCCCAGAGCGCCAACGCGACCGCCGTTTCGGACGTCGGTGTCACGACGGCCAGCAAGCTCACGCTGCACAGTTCGAGCGGTGCTGATCTCAGCATCACCGGCAAGGCCGACTTGCTGAAGGCCCTCGGCCTGTCCACCGCCACCGGCGGCGGCAACGCGACGGTGAACGTGAACCGCACCAGCAGCTCCGGCTCGCTGGGTCAGCAGATCCAGGACGGCTCGACGCTGAATGTCGACGGCCATGTCATCACCTTCAAGAACGGCGCCGTTCCGGGCTCCACGGGTGCTCCGGCGATCCCGAGCGGCTCCGGCGTCAGCGGCAACGTCCTCACCGACGGCAACGGCAACTCGACGGTCTATCTGTCGTCCGGCACGGTCTCCGATGTGCTGAACGCGATCGACCTCGCCACCGGCGTGCAGACCGCGACCATCAACGCCGCAGGCGCTGCGACGCTGAAAACCGCCACCGGCCAGTCCAACTCGTCTATCAACAGCTCTGGCCAGCTCCGGCTTGCAACCGGCATCAATGCAGATCTCACGATTACTGGGTCGGGCAATGCGCTGAACGCACTTGGCCTTGCCGGCAACACCGGGACGGCGACCGCTTTTACCGCGGCCCGCACCTCGGGTATCGGCGGCATTGCCGGCAAGACCTTGACCTTCGCCTCCTTCAACGGTGGTACGGCGGTCAACGTTACCTTCGGCGACGGCACCAACGGCACGGTCAAGACGCTCGATCAGCTCAACACGCAGCTCCAGGCCAACAACCTGGCCGCGACGATCGACGCCAACGGTCAGCTGACCATTACGGCATCCAACGACTACGCGTCCTCGACGATTGGCTCGACCACTGCGGGCGGTGCGATCGGTGGTACGCTCACCACCGCGCTGACTTTCTCGACGGCATCGACTCCCGTCCAGGATGCGGTGGCGCAGACCGCTCGTGCCAATCTGGTGTCTCAGTACAACAACATCCTGAACCAGATCGACACGACCTCGCAGGACTCCTCGTTCAACGGCGTGAACCTGTTGAACGGCGACCAGCTCAAGCTGGTGTTCGACGAGACCGGCAAGTCGAGCTTGAACATCACCGGCGTAACCTACAACTCGAAGGGTCTGGGCCTCGCTGCGCTGACCGTCGGCGTCGACTTCATCGACAACGCCGCGTCGAACAAGGTGCTGACCAACCTGAACGCTGCGTCGAGCACGCTGCGGTCCGAGGCTTCCGCACTCGGTTCGAACCTCTCGGTGGTGCAGGTACGTCAGGACTTCAACAAGAACCTGATCAACGTGCTGCAGACCGGCTCGTCCAACCTGACCCTGGCCGACACCAACGTCGAAGCGGCGAACAGCCAGGCGCTGTCGACCCGCCAGTCGATCGCGGTCTCGGCGCTGTCACTGGCCAACACCTCGCAGCAGAGCGTGCTTCAGCTGCTTCGCTAA
- a CDS encoding DUF1522 domain-containing protein, with protein MSNIVLSASVRQNLLSLQSTADLLATTQERLSTGKKVNTALDNPTNFFTAQGLDNRASDISNLLDGINNGVQVLQAANTGITSLQKLIDSAKSIANQALQTTVGYSTKSNVSTTIPGATPADLRGTTSYASATANSNVLYTGAPGGVTPVTAAAALGASLGSSAGTLTGSAVNAADNSTALIGTDTLLGTTTSSTFSTPPADGDTITVNGKTVTFRTGPAPATQPTGWGLNASGSIATDGNGNSIVYEGTAAAPKATVNDVLSAIDLASGVKTATISAGAATIAVSGSAGPVGTLQTASSISAGGVVTLKSSTGADLSVTGNADFLHALGLTAATGAGNASVSANRSTTAGSLGSLVQDGSTLNVDGHTITFKNAQTPQSAASVPTGYGVNGNVVTDGNGNSTVYLQSANLTDLLNSIDLATGVKTASLFNGAATLSTTSGQIPSSVNSSGQLSISTGINADLSITGTGNALNAFGLSGNTGTATAFSASRTSGVGGVSGKTLTFTSFNGGTPVNVTFGDGTNGTVKTLDQLNVQLQANHLTATIDANGVLTVTTVNEYASSTLGSSTAGGAVGGTLTSVLAFTTAQPPVQDPVAQTARSSLVSQFNNILAQIDTTSQDSSFNGVNLLNGDTLKLVFNETGSSTLGINGVVFNAAGLGLSNLVPGTDFIDNGATNKVLQSLNAASSTLRSEGSSLGSNLSIVQVRQDFSKNLINVLQTGSSNLTLADTNEEAANSQALSTRQSIAVSALSLANQSQQSVLQLLR; from the coding sequence ATGTCCAACATCGTTCTCTCGGCGTCCGTTCGCCAGAACCTGTTGTCGCTGCAGTCGACGGCCGACTTGCTGGCCACGACGCAGGAGCGGTTGTCGACCGGCAAGAAGGTCAACACGGCGCTCGACAATCCCACCAACTTCTTCACGGCGCAGGGGCTGGACAACCGAGCAAGCGACATCAGCAACCTGCTCGACGGCATCAACAACGGTGTGCAGGTGTTGCAGGCCGCCAATACCGGCATCACCTCGCTGCAGAAGCTGATCGACAGCGCGAAGTCGATCGCCAACCAGGCGCTGCAGACCACGGTCGGCTACTCCACCAAGTCCAACGTCTCGACCACGATCCCGGGTGCGACGCCGGCGGATCTGCGCGGCACGACCTCCTATGCGAGCGCGACCGCCAACAGCAACGTGCTCTATACCGGTGCGCCCGGCGGTGTCACGCCGGTGACGGCAGCGGCCGCCCTCGGTGCTTCGCTCGGTTCGAGCGCTGGTACATTGACCGGTAGTGCGGTGAATGCCGCCGACAACAGCACTGCGCTGATCGGCACCGACACGCTGCTCGGCACCACGACGTCCTCCACGTTCAGCACGCCGCCCGCGGACGGCGACACCATCACGGTGAACGGCAAGACCGTTACCTTCCGCACCGGCCCCGCTCCGGCGACGCAGCCGACCGGCTGGGGCCTCAATGCCAGCGGAAGCATCGCCACCGACGGCAACGGCAACTCGATCGTTTATGAGGGAACGGCGGCCGCGCCCAAGGCGACGGTCAACGACGTCCTTAGCGCGATCGATCTCGCGAGCGGCGTCAAGACCGCGACCATCAGCGCAGGCGCGGCGACCATCGCTGTCAGCGGTTCGGCCGGCCCTGTGGGCACCCTTCAGACAGCCTCCTCCATCAGCGCGGGCGGTGTCGTCACGCTGAAGAGCTCGACCGGCGCCGATCTCAGCGTGACGGGCAATGCCGACTTCCTCCACGCCCTCGGCTTGACGGCCGCGACCGGCGCGGGCAATGCCAGCGTGAGCGCGAATCGCTCGACCACAGCGGGCTCGCTGGGCTCGCTGGTCCAGGACGGCTCGACGCTGAACGTCGACGGCCACACCATCACCTTCAAGAACGCGCAGACTCCGCAATCGGCAGCGAGCGTGCCCACCGGCTACGGCGTCAACGGCAATGTCGTCACCGACGGCAACGGCAACTCGACGGTCTATCTGCAGAGCGCGAACCTGACCGACCTGCTCAATTCGATCGACCTGGCGACCGGCGTCAAGACCGCCAGCCTCTTCAACGGTGCTGCCACGCTTAGCACCACCTCGGGCCAGATCCCGTCGTCGGTGAACTCCAGCGGCCAGCTCTCGATCTCGACCGGCATCAACGCCGACCTCTCGATCACCGGCACGGGCAACGCGCTGAACGCCTTCGGCCTCAGCGGCAACACTGGAACGGCGACGGCGTTCAGCGCATCGCGGACCTCCGGTGTCGGCGGCGTCAGCGGCAAGACCCTGACCTTCACCTCGTTCAACGGCGGCACGCCGGTCAACGTCACCTTCGGCGACGGCACCAACGGCACGGTCAAGACGCTCGACCAGCTCAACGTCCAGCTTCAGGCCAACCACCTGACCGCGACGATCGACGCCAACGGCGTACTGACGGTCACCACCGTCAACGAATACGCATCGTCGACCCTCGGTTCGTCGACCGCAGGCGGCGCGGTCGGCGGTACGCTCACGAGCGTGCTTGCCTTCACCACCGCGCAGCCCCCGGTTCAGGATCCCGTGGCGCAGACCGCGCGTTCGAGCCTGGTCAGCCAGTTCAACAACATCCTGGCGCAGATCGACACGACCTCGCAGGACTCCTCCTTCAACGGCGTCAACCTGCTGAACGGCGACACCTTGAAGCTGGTCTTCAACGAGACCGGCAGCTCCACGCTCGGCATCAACGGCGTCGTGTTCAACGCGGCCGGTCTTGGCCTCAGCAATCTCGTCCCCGGCACCGACTTCATCGACAACGGCGCTACCAACAAGGTCCTCCAGAGCCTGAACGCTGCTTCGAGCACGCTGCGCTCGGAAGGTTCTTCGCTCGGTTCGAACCTGTCGATCGTGCAGGTCCGCCAGGACTTCTCCAAGAACCTGATCAACGTGCTGCAGACCGGCTCGTCCAACCTGACGCTTGCGGACACCAACGAGGAAGCGGCTAACAGCCAGGCGCTGTCGACCCGCCAATCGATCGCAGTCTCCGCACTGTCGCTGGCCAACCAGTCGCAGCAGAGCGTGCTGCAGCTGCTCCGCTAA